One Paracidovorax avenae ATCC 19860 genomic region harbors:
- the urtC gene encoding urea ABC transporter permease subunit UrtC, with translation MTASFDRRATFAAYGAFLLLVALAPLVLDPFWLNRIAKYLVYGMLGVAIALGWGYAGILNLGQGLFFGLGAYMLAMALKLASPASQQPGAHGPVPDFMLSNAEPGAIVDLCCINRGAFLWQPFQHQGFGLAMGLLLPMAVAFVLGAVVFRKRIAGVFVSIITLAVVLLVRLLLVDAQPLTNGFNGLTDLAWLRIGGLEFDPFGLPAYYLVAGTLAVVLVGTRLLVATRAGLILKAAGEDPLRARYLGFDVAHYQTFFFTLSAGIAAVAGMLYVVVAEFASPSFMDLAFSISMVVWAAVGGRSSLLGACLGAILINLLEATASETPALVEAWKVVVGLVFVLVVLYLPKGIAGWGHDLLARRRRPASHAGKVPQAVQPAEAAPVLPAREAA, from the coding sequence ATGACTGCCTCCTTCGACCGGCGCGCGACCTTCGCCGCCTACGGCGCCTTCCTCCTGCTCGTGGCCCTGGCTCCGCTGGTGCTCGATCCCTTCTGGCTCAACCGCATCGCCAAGTACCTGGTGTACGGCATGCTGGGCGTGGCCATCGCCCTGGGCTGGGGCTATGCCGGCATCCTGAACCTGGGGCAGGGGCTGTTCTTCGGGCTGGGCGCGTACATGCTCGCCATGGCCCTCAAGCTCGCCAGCCCCGCCAGCCAGCAGCCGGGGGCGCACGGCCCGGTGCCGGACTTCATGCTGTCCAACGCCGAGCCGGGCGCCATCGTCGATCTGTGCTGCATCAACCGCGGCGCGTTCCTGTGGCAGCCGTTCCAGCACCAGGGCTTCGGCCTGGCGATGGGGCTGCTGCTGCCGATGGCGGTCGCCTTCGTGCTGGGCGCGGTGGTGTTCCGCAAGCGGATCGCCGGTGTCTTCGTCTCGATCATCACGCTCGCGGTGGTGCTGCTGGTGCGCCTGCTGCTGGTCGATGCGCAGCCGCTCACCAATGGCTTCAACGGCCTGACCGACCTGGCCTGGCTGCGCATCGGCGGGCTGGAGTTCGATCCGTTCGGCCTGCCGGCCTATTACCTCGTCGCCGGCACCCTGGCGGTGGTGCTGGTGGGCACCCGGCTGCTGGTGGCCACGCGCGCAGGCCTGATCCTGAAGGCCGCTGGCGAAGACCCGCTGCGCGCCCGCTACCTGGGCTTCGACGTGGCGCACTACCAGACCTTCTTCTTCACGCTGTCGGCCGGCATCGCCGCCGTGGCCGGCATGCTCTACGTGGTGGTGGCCGAGTTCGCCTCGCCCAGCTTCATGGACCTGGCGTTCTCCATCAGCATGGTGGTGTGGGCCGCGGTGGGCGGCCGGTCGTCCCTGCTGGGGGCCTGCCTGGGCGCCATCCTGATCAACCTGCTGGAGGCCACGGCGAGCGAGACGCCGGCCCTGGTGGAGGCCTGGAAAGTGGTCGTGGGCCTGGTCTTCGTGCTGGTGGTGCTGTATTTGCCCAAGGGCATCGCGGGCTGGGGGCACGACCTGCTGGCACGCCGGCGCAGGCCTGCCTCGCACGCCGGGAAAGTCCCGCAGGCTGTGCAGCCCGCAGAGGCCGCGCCCGTCCTTCCCGCCCGGGAGGCCGCATGA
- the urtB gene encoding urea ABC transporter permease subunit UrtB: protein MLDVFFIGLSVGAILLLVALGLVITYGAMGVINMAHGEMIMVGAYTAVLAQIWLGWGLIASIPLAFASAALLGLLIERCVVRKLYGRLADTLLATWGVAILVQQAVRLEGGLSFFGIHVQGLGPGLQNLPVPEMLQGVVQVGGVAINAYRAFIVASTAVLTLGTWFLLYRTTVGMQVRAIIRNPRMAAACGIDVQRVNAWTFAFGAGLAGVAGVLVAGFKTVSPDMGTTLVVDGFLVVVAGGLGSLLGAVVTAVVLGEVNGVIATLSNDIVGRAVVFGLVILLIVVRPQGLFSFKGR from the coding sequence ATGCTGGATGTCTTCTTCATCGGCCTGAGCGTGGGCGCGATATTGCTGCTGGTGGCGCTGGGGCTGGTCATCACCTACGGCGCCATGGGCGTGATCAACATGGCCCACGGCGAAATGATCATGGTGGGCGCCTACACCGCGGTACTGGCGCAGATCTGGCTGGGATGGGGGCTGATCGCCTCGATTCCGCTGGCCTTCGCCAGCGCCGCGCTGCTCGGCCTGCTGATCGAGCGCTGCGTGGTCCGCAAGCTCTATGGACGCCTGGCCGATACGCTGCTGGCGACCTGGGGCGTGGCGATCCTGGTGCAGCAGGCGGTACGGCTCGAGGGCGGGCTGAGCTTCTTTGGCATCCACGTGCAGGGCCTGGGGCCCGGGCTGCAGAACCTGCCCGTGCCGGAGATGCTGCAGGGTGTCGTGCAGGTCGGCGGGGTGGCCATCAATGCCTACCGCGCGTTCATCGTGGCGAGCACCGCCGTGCTCACGCTCGGCACCTGGTTCCTCCTCTACCGCACCACCGTCGGCATGCAGGTGCGCGCGATCATCCGCAACCCGCGCATGGCCGCGGCGTGCGGCATCGACGTGCAGCGCGTCAACGCCTGGACCTTCGCCTTCGGCGCGGGCCTGGCGGGCGTCGCGGGCGTGCTGGTGGCGGGCTTCAAGACCGTATCGCCCGACATGGGCACGACCCTGGTGGTGGACGGCTTCCTCGTCGTGGTGGCGGGCGGCCTGGGCAGCCTGCTGGGCGCGGTGGTGACCGCGGTCGTGCTGGGCGAGGTCAACGGCGTGATCGCCACGCTGTCCAACGACATCGTGGGACGGGCCGTGGTCTTCGGCCTGGTGATCCTGCTCATCGTCGTGCGGCCGCAGGGGCTTTTCTCTTTCAAAGGGCGCTGA
- a CDS encoding transporter substrate-binding domain-containing protein produces the protein MPNTTRRRLLASSAATAAALATPAWMRSAHAAETIKVGALYSQTGGLSIVEKMLANGVLMAVAEINAAGGVMGRQVEVVVEDGASDPKIFNEKASKLVVRDRISTVFGCHTSASRKAVLPVFERRNAMLFYQTHYEGFECSKNVVYSGAVANQQLGNYIPWMVNKLGKKKIFIVGSNYVYPREMAKVSKKLIEQAGAQWVGDEYLELGHSEWASMVRKIKESGADAVLSNVVGDSIIAFYREYKNQGMSQAAVPICATVTGEIEIAAMGAEYAAGSYTSVPYFMSIDTPANKSFVERYRKFVNDPKAVTYHSLEAAYFQVFLWKQAVEAGKSATADAIRAHIGGQSYDAPGGKVLIDPESLHAWVTPRIGQWQADGQSKVVDAAPKPVRPLPYFAYGETDTNLMCTTKGAVNVKS, from the coding sequence ATGCCGAACACGACACGCCGTCGTCTCCTCGCTTCTTCCGCCGCCACCGCGGCCGCCCTCGCGACACCTGCGTGGATGCGCTCCGCCCACGCTGCCGAGACCATCAAGGTCGGTGCCCTGTATTCCCAGACCGGAGGCCTCTCCATCGTGGAGAAGATGCTGGCCAATGGCGTGCTGATGGCCGTGGCCGAGATCAACGCCGCGGGCGGCGTGATGGGCCGCCAGGTCGAGGTGGTGGTGGAAGACGGCGCTTCCGACCCGAAGATCTTCAACGAGAAGGCGTCCAAGCTGGTGGTGCGCGACCGCATATCGACGGTGTTCGGCTGCCACACCTCCGCCAGCCGCAAGGCGGTGCTGCCGGTGTTCGAGCGCCGCAATGCGATGCTGTTCTACCAGACGCACTACGAAGGTTTCGAGTGCTCCAAGAACGTGGTGTACAGCGGTGCCGTGGCCAACCAGCAGCTGGGCAACTACATCCCGTGGATGGTCAACAAGCTGGGCAAGAAGAAGATCTTCATCGTCGGCTCCAACTACGTCTATCCCCGCGAGATGGCCAAGGTCAGCAAGAAGCTGATCGAGCAGGCGGGCGCGCAGTGGGTGGGCGACGAGTACCTGGAGCTCGGCCACTCCGAGTGGGCCAGCATGGTGCGCAAGATCAAGGAGTCGGGGGCCGACGCCGTGCTGTCCAACGTGGTGGGCGACTCGATCATCGCCTTCTACCGCGAATACAAGAACCAGGGCATGTCGCAGGCCGCCGTGCCGATCTGCGCCACCGTGACCGGCGAGATCGAGATCGCCGCGATGGGCGCCGAATACGCCGCCGGCAGCTATACGTCGGTGCCGTATTTCATGTCGATCGACACGCCGGCCAACAAGTCCTTCGTGGAGCGCTACCGCAAGTTCGTCAACGACCCGAAGGCCGTCACCTACCACTCGCTGGAGGCAGCGTACTTCCAGGTGTTCCTGTGGAAGCAGGCGGTGGAGGCCGGCAAGTCCGCGACGGCCGACGCGATCCGCGCGCACATCGGCGGCCAGTCGTACGACGCGCCGGGCGGCAAGGTGCTGATCGATCCGGAGAGCCTGCATGCCTGGGTCACGCCGCGCATCGGCCAGTGGCAGGCCGACGGGCAGAGCAAGGTGGTGGATGCCGCGCCGAAGCCCGTGCGGCCGCTGCCGTACTTCGCCTATGGCGAGACCGACACGAACCTGATGTGCACCACCAAGGGTGCGGTGAACGTCAAGTCCTGA
- a CDS encoding ANTAR domain-containing response regulator gives MSVAKLRELLELKVVVVHPPDEEGAALIGHMRRIGCLVSSVWPMPTAPANNTDVLFLLIDGEERAATTAFLKALPQPRPTVIAIVNYEDPGTLQMVLESGALAVVQKPIKPLGLLATLVTARSLWTERQALAKENRKLRRKILSDQTISRAKTILMVTRQLDEAAAYQTIREQAMAKRVPMDDIANSIIHMESLLKSSA, from the coding sequence ATGTCTGTTGCCAAGTTGCGCGAACTGCTCGAGCTGAAGGTGGTGGTCGTGCATCCGCCCGACGAGGAAGGCGCGGCCCTGATCGGCCACATGCGGCGCATCGGCTGCCTGGTCAGTTCGGTCTGGCCGATGCCCACCGCCCCTGCCAACAACACCGACGTGCTGTTCCTGCTGATCGACGGCGAGGAGCGGGCGGCCACGACGGCATTCCTCAAGGCCCTGCCGCAGCCGCGGCCGACGGTGATCGCCATCGTCAACTACGAGGATCCCGGCACGCTGCAGATGGTGCTGGAAAGCGGGGCCCTGGCGGTGGTGCAGAAGCCGATCAAGCCGCTGGGCCTGCTGGCCACGCTGGTGACCGCGCGCAGCCTCTGGACCGAGCGCCAGGCGCTGGCCAAGGAAAACCGCAAGCTGCGCCGCAAGATCCTGAGCGACCAGACCATCAGCCGCGCCAAGACCATCCTGATGGTGACCCGGCAACTGGATGAAGCGGCGGCCTACCAGACGATCCGGGAGCAGGCCATGGCCAAGCGGGTGCCGATGGACGACATCGCGAATTCGATCATCCACATGGAATCTCTATTGAAATCTTCCGCATGA
- a CDS encoding transporter substrate-binding domain-containing protein, giving the protein MPKGQSAHWRVGVLFSTTGVTAAVERTQRAATLLAIDQINAAGGVLGRSIEPIVHDPGSQPRRYRELAERLCDVDGVTVIFGGYMSSTRKAMLPVVEAHRALLFYPTLYEGFEYSPHCVYTGAAPNQNSVQLVRYLARHYGKRVFLVGSDYVYPYESNRIIADLFRQSGGKVLDEMYVPLRVADIDMGKVLRRIQAARPDVVYSTVVGDGIARFYEAYRDAGFDTRIHPIASQSTQEAEVAQMAPGVAEGCITAAPYFSTLQSEANLRFVEAYRARYGADMPITACTEAAYFQVYLYAQSLARSGGDRMNQLLPHLHQHAFDAPQGAVRIDGDNHHTYLWPRVARVDAQGLFQVVDDPGLQVKPDPYMIDNRLDPLERRLA; this is encoded by the coding sequence ATGCCAAAAGGACAATCGGCCCACTGGCGGGTGGGGGTGCTTTTCTCCACCACGGGCGTCACCGCCGCGGTCGAGCGGACGCAGCGGGCGGCCACGCTGCTGGCGATCGACCAGATCAATGCGGCGGGCGGGGTGCTGGGGCGCAGCATCGAGCCCATCGTCCACGACCCGGGCTCGCAGCCGCGGCGCTACCGCGAGCTGGCCGAGCGCCTGTGCGACGTGGACGGCGTGACCGTGATCTTCGGCGGGTACATGTCCAGCACCCGCAAGGCGATGCTGCCGGTGGTGGAGGCGCACCGCGCGCTGCTGTTCTACCCGACGCTCTACGAAGGCTTCGAGTACTCGCCGCACTGCGTCTATACCGGCGCCGCGCCCAACCAGAACTCGGTACAGCTGGTGCGGTACCTCGCGCGCCACTATGGCAAGCGGGTGTTCCTGGTGGGTTCCGACTATGTCTATCCCTATGAGTCCAACCGCATCATCGCGGACCTCTTCAGGCAGTCGGGCGGCAAGGTGCTCGACGAGATGTACGTTCCGCTGCGGGTGGCGGACATCGACATGGGGAAGGTGCTGCGGCGCATCCAGGCCGCCCGGCCCGACGTGGTCTATTCCACCGTAGTGGGCGACGGCATCGCCCGCTTCTACGAGGCCTACCGGGATGCCGGCTTCGACACGCGCATCCACCCTATCGCCAGCCAGTCGACCCAGGAGGCCGAGGTGGCGCAGATGGCGCCCGGCGTGGCCGAGGGCTGCATCACCGCGGCGCCGTACTTCTCGACCCTGCAGTCGGAGGCCAACCTGCGCTTCGTGGAGGCCTACCGCGCGCGCTACGGGGCAGACATGCCGATCACGGCATGCACGGAGGCGGCGTACTTCCAGGTGTACCTGTATGCGCAGTCGCTGGCCCGTTCGGGCGGCGACCGCATGAACCAGCTGCTGCCCCACCTGCACCAGCACGCATTCGACGCACCGCAGGGCGCGGTCCGCATCGATGGCGACAACCACCATACCTACCTCTGGCCGCGCGTGGCGCGCGTCGATGCCCAAGGACTGTTCCAGGTGGTGGACGACCCCGGCTTGCAGGTCAAGCCCGACCCCTACATGATTGACAACCGGCTCGATCCGCTTGAGCGGAGACTGGCCTGA
- a CDS encoding sensor domain-containing protein: MRSKSLHRRFQWAVVSVAGVMAILVAIVLYLSAKSHYLENSEASARAIAAAVQQTVAVGVYARDEVLLKELLDGLAHHPAVARVGVRDAAGVTMAAKANPDAGLDATDGNAPAKPTFQSPLVSPFRLEGHIGDLQVWLNYQRMNAEAGWQAAQLVVAITVLLAGVLGVFSMLARRMLSQPMHRLAAELAMIMPGTARRISINPRHAVDEVGIVTTAVNRLLELQQDALERERGMREEISALEARYRGIFDSTSAGIFILSPAGQLLHANPAFERLLHLQAGQEINAHAGDFIPTFFVRSAQLLQLIERARTSLEPEAEDLELIRPDGTKVWVHCMVSCMESAGAPEQYVEGVLYDITRRKNQESAARYRAEHDALTGLKSRSYIEALLGQHIHAIHPGHDPGDVTLMFIDLDGFKSVNDRWGHAAGDAVLVEAAQRLRMLFQRNCDVIGRLGGDELVVIIAGVDALHPSVSDLAQQLIDSFKAPFVLPNGESARVGASVGVASYPAHATSVKTLIHAADAAMYAVKQAGKGGIAIAETGITSQDEDAAASRKEAGLPAAVAPQQRDALTGLVDRRHLLEQLASERGPMAGGEGPTGVICLDIDQFKLLNVAHGTQVGDEVLCETARRLKRVLRRGDTLARTGSDEFVVLLRTEGRIDHDVRHLVEGVAAKLLHSLAAPFNAGQGSLSIRASAGISLIHAHTASGLDALREAQLALRRSKTQGGNHPVFFEENMLAGFHERLALEQDLHAAIGSEQLFLQIQPQHDARNQLTGGEALLRWRHPERGMVPPDQFIALAEASGLIIELGTWVLKTGCRILADLHREDPSLTLAINISPAQFKHPGFVDEVRHALAATGACASGLILEITEGLLITDVNHAAERLAELVELGVRFSIDDFGTGFSSLAYLRQLPLYEIKIDRSFINGLPGDTASVGIVCSILSMGSHLGLHVVAEGVETQEQSDFLQANRCPSQQGWLHGRPMPEETFLESVRARKMAGRPPEAAVPLIAAPQLAG; encoded by the coding sequence ATGCGCAGTAAAAGCCTCCATCGCCGCTTCCAGTGGGCGGTCGTGAGCGTCGCGGGCGTGATGGCGATCCTCGTGGCCATCGTCCTGTACCTCAGCGCCAAGTCGCACTACCTGGAAAACTCCGAAGCCTCCGCGCGCGCCATCGCCGCGGCCGTGCAGCAGACGGTGGCGGTCGGGGTGTATGCGCGGGACGAGGTCTTGCTCAAGGAACTGCTGGACGGCCTGGCCCACCACCCTGCGGTCGCCCGCGTGGGCGTCCGCGATGCCGCCGGCGTCACGATGGCGGCGAAGGCCAACCCGGATGCCGGCCTGGATGCCACCGACGGAAATGCCCCGGCGAAGCCCACCTTCCAGTCGCCCCTGGTGTCGCCCTTCAGGCTCGAAGGGCACATCGGCGATCTGCAGGTCTGGCTGAACTACCAGCGGATGAACGCCGAGGCAGGCTGGCAGGCGGCCCAGCTGGTCGTGGCGATCACCGTGCTGCTGGCCGGCGTGCTCGGCGTATTCAGCATGCTGGCCCGGCGCATGCTGTCCCAGCCCATGCACCGGCTGGCGGCGGAGCTGGCCATGATCATGCCCGGCACGGCGCGCCGCATATCGATCAACCCGCGCCATGCCGTCGATGAAGTGGGCATCGTCACCACCGCGGTCAACCGCCTGCTGGAACTGCAGCAGGACGCACTCGAGCGAGAACGCGGCATGCGCGAGGAAATCTCCGCGCTGGAGGCACGCTACCGGGGCATCTTCGACTCGACCAGCGCGGGCATTTTCATCCTCTCGCCGGCGGGGCAGCTGCTGCACGCCAACCCGGCGTTCGAGCGGTTGCTCCACCTGCAGGCCGGCCAGGAGATCAACGCCCATGCCGGGGACTTCATCCCGACCTTCTTCGTCCGCTCGGCCCAGTTGCTGCAGCTGATCGAACGCGCCCGCACCTCCCTGGAGCCGGAAGCCGAAGACCTCGAACTGATCCGCCCGGACGGCACGAAGGTATGGGTCCACTGCATGGTGTCGTGCATGGAAAGCGCCGGTGCCCCGGAGCAGTACGTCGAGGGCGTGCTCTACGACATCACCCGGCGCAAGAACCAGGAGAGCGCCGCGCGCTACCGCGCGGAGCACGATGCGCTGACGGGGCTCAAGAGCCGCTCCTACATCGAAGCCCTGCTCGGACAGCACATCCATGCCATCCACCCGGGCCATGACCCGGGCGACGTCACGCTGATGTTCATCGATCTCGACGGGTTCAAGTCCGTCAACGACCGCTGGGGGCACGCCGCCGGGGACGCGGTGCTGGTCGAGGCCGCCCAGCGGCTGCGCATGCTCTTCCAGCGCAACTGCGACGTCATCGGCCGGCTGGGAGGCGACGAACTCGTGGTGATCATCGCGGGCGTGGACGCACTCCACCCCAGCGTGTCGGACCTGGCGCAGCAGCTGATCGACAGCTTCAAGGCGCCGTTCGTGCTGCCCAACGGGGAATCGGCCCGGGTCGGCGCGAGCGTCGGCGTGGCCAGCTACCCGGCACACGCCACCAGCGTCAAGACGCTGATCCATGCCGCCGATGCGGCGATGTATGCCGTCAAGCAGGCAGGCAAAGGCGGGATCGCCATCGCCGAAACCGGCATCACCAGCCAGGACGAAGACGCCGCAGCATCCCGGAAAGAGGCCGGCCTTCCGGCCGCCGTGGCACCACAGCAGCGGGATGCCCTGACCGGCCTGGTGGATCGCCGGCACCTGCTCGAGCAATTGGCATCGGAGCGGGGCCCGATGGCAGGCGGCGAGGGACCGACGGGCGTCATCTGCCTGGACATCGACCAGTTCAAGCTGCTCAACGTGGCCCATGGCACCCAGGTCGGCGACGAAGTGCTCTGCGAAACCGCACGGCGGCTGAAACGCGTCCTGCGGCGTGGAGACACGCTGGCACGCACCGGAAGCGACGAATTCGTCGTGTTGCTGCGCACGGAAGGCCGCATCGACCACGACGTCCGCCACCTGGTGGAAGGTGTCGCCGCCAAGCTGCTCCACAGCCTGGCCGCGCCGTTCAACGCGGGCCAGGGCTCCCTGAGCATCCGCGCGAGCGCGGGCATCAGCCTGATCCATGCCCATACGGCCAGCGGCCTCGACGCCCTGCGCGAAGCGCAACTCGCCCTGCGCCGGTCCAAGACGCAGGGCGGCAACCATCCCGTTTTCTTCGAGGAGAACATGCTGGCGGGCTTCCACGAACGCCTGGCGCTGGAGCAGGATCTGCATGCGGCCATCGGCTCGGAGCAACTGTTCCTGCAGATCCAGCCCCAGCACGATGCCCGCAACCAGCTGACGGGGGGCGAGGCGCTGCTGCGGTGGCGGCATCCCGAGCGCGGCATGGTGCCGCCGGACCAGTTCATCGCCCTGGCGGAGGCCTCCGGCCTCATCATCGAGCTGGGCACCTGGGTGCTGAAGACCGGCTGCAGGATCCTCGCCGACCTCCACCGGGAAGATCCCTCGCTGACCCTGGCCATCAACATCAGTCCGGCGCAGTTCAAGCATCCGGGCTTCGTCGATGAGGTCCGCCACGCATTGGCGGCGACCGGTGCCTGCGCGTCCGGACTGATCCTGGAGATCACGGAAGGCCTGCTGATCACCGATGTGAACCATGCGGCGGAACGCCTCGCGGAACTGGTCGAACTGGGAGTGCGGTTCTCGATCGACGATTTCGGCACGGGCTTCTCGAGCCTCGCCTACCTGCGGCAGCTGCCGCTCTACGAGATCAAGATCGACCGCAGCTTCATCAACGGCCTGCCCGGCGACACGGCCAGCGTCGGCATCGTCTGCTCGATCCTGTCGATGGGCTCCCACCTCGGGCTGCACGTGGTGGCCGAAGGCGTCGAGACGCAGGAGCAATCCGACTTCCTGCAGGCCAACCGCTGCCCGTCCCAGCAGGGCTGGCTGCATGGCCGGCCGATGCCGGAGGAAACGTTCCTGGAGAGCGTGCGGGCCCGGAAGATGGCGGGGAGGCCGCCGGAGGCAGCCGTCCCGCTGATTGCCGCGCCACAGCTTGCAGGGTAG
- a CDS encoding integrase core domain-containing protein, whose product MGNWGKPKGAFLLHRPADLAQARRMVSQSVPIYNNQRPHLSLKMQTPDAVHRASLVGQCRSVQ is encoded by the coding sequence CTGGGAAACTGGGGGAAGCCCAAAGGCGCGTTCCTGCTGCACAGACCTGCCGACCTGGCGCAGGCCCGGCGCATGGTGAGCCAGTCAGTTCCCATCTACAACAACCAACGGCCTCATCTGTCGTTGAAAATGCAAACGCCCGATGCTGTGCACCGGGCGTCTCTGGTCGGCCAATGCCGGTCTGTTCAGTGA